One region of Streptomyces leeuwenhoekii genomic DNA includes:
- a CDS encoding FAD-dependent oxidoreductase, whose translation MLRVAVVGSGPSGCYVAQSLVQQEGEAYVDVLDRLPCPYGLVRYGVAPDHEKIKSLQHSLRAVLEHDRVRFLGGVEVGPRGVPAARLRELYHAVVYCVGAATDRHLGIPGEDLPGSWSATEFVSWYSAHPDSAGRSAPPERRGVPADRFVRDVRSAVVIGVGNVAVDVTRMLARGVAELSPTDMPQAALTALAASRVTGIHMVGRRGPSQARFTTKELRELGALPDTGVVLDPAELALDPAYTDPAGLPATQRRNVEVLRGWAGAPAPGGARRISLRFFLRPVALLADAGRVGAVRFERTAPDGRGGVTGTGRYEEIEAQLVLRSVGYRGVPLDGLPFDAASGTVPHRAGRVLRAGAVAPGEYVAGWIKRGPTGVIGSNRPCAKETVASLLADAPALVPGGDVSADPLPLLRAEGVEPVEWAGWRAIERAEAELGASLGRGVVKLPDWESLLAAARTGAPDRAV comes from the coding sequence GTGCTGCGTGTCGCCGTCGTGGGCTCGGGACCGAGCGGATGCTACGTCGCCCAGAGCCTCGTCCAGCAGGAGGGCGAGGCGTACGTCGACGTCCTGGACCGTCTGCCGTGCCCGTACGGGCTGGTGCGGTACGGCGTGGCCCCGGACCACGAGAAGATCAAGTCGCTGCAGCACAGTCTGCGCGCGGTGCTGGAGCACGACCGGGTGCGTTTCCTCGGCGGTGTGGAGGTGGGGCCGCGGGGCGTACCGGCCGCCCGGCTGCGGGAGCTGTACCACGCGGTGGTGTACTGCGTGGGGGCCGCGACCGACCGGCACCTGGGGATTCCCGGCGAGGACCTGCCGGGGAGCTGGTCGGCGACCGAGTTCGTCTCCTGGTACAGCGCCCATCCGGACTCCGCCGGGCGCTCGGCCCCGCCCGAGCGGCGGGGCGTCCCCGCCGACCGCTTCGTACGGGACGTCCGGTCGGCGGTGGTCATCGGGGTGGGCAACGTCGCCGTGGACGTCACGCGGATGCTCGCACGCGGCGTGGCCGAACTGAGCCCGACCGACATGCCGCAGGCGGCGCTGACGGCACTCGCCGCCAGCCGGGTGACCGGCATCCACATGGTCGGCCGGCGCGGCCCCTCCCAGGCCCGCTTCACCACCAAGGAGCTCCGCGAACTGGGCGCCCTGCCGGACACCGGCGTCGTCCTGGACCCGGCCGAACTGGCACTGGATCCGGCGTACACCGACCCCGCGGGGCTGCCCGCCACGCAGCGCCGCAACGTGGAGGTGCTGCGCGGCTGGGCCGGGGCCCCCGCGCCCGGTGGCGCCCGCCGGATCAGCCTGCGCTTCTTCCTGCGTCCCGTCGCGCTGCTCGCGGACGCCGGACGGGTGGGGGCCGTGCGTTTCGAGCGGACGGCGCCGGACGGACGCGGCGGTGTGACCGGCACGGGCCGGTACGAGGAGATCGAGGCGCAGTTGGTGCTGCGGTCGGTGGGGTACCGCGGGGTGCCGCTGGACGGTCTGCCCTTCGACGCGGCGAGCGGCACGGTGCCGCACCGGGCGGGGCGCGTCCTGCGGGCGGGTGCCGTGGCGCCCGGTGAGTACGTGGCCGGCTGGATCAAGCGGGGTCCGACGGGCGTCATCGGCAGCAACCGCCCGTGCGCCAAGGAGACCGTGGCATCGCTGCTCGCGGACGCCCCCGCGCTCGTGCCGGGCGGGGATGTGTCCGCCGATCCGCTGCCGCTGCTGCGCGCGGAGGGAGTCGAGCCGGTCGAGTGGGCGGGGTGGCGGGCCATCGAGCGGGCCGAGGCGGAGCTCGGCGCCTCGCTGGGGCGCGGCGTGGTCAAGCTGCCCGACTGGGAATCGCTGCTGGCGGCGGCGCGGACGGGAGCCCCGGACCGGGCGGTGTGA
- a CDS encoding DUF6214 family protein, with the protein MSVRRAWTVRQGSGAVTWFEILLVFGDGARVEALAAVSEEGVCLEDVRGRPGLALEDLAVLAEWLEGPLADACAPPEPGAPGARRARPAWPRGREGRRLAAREYRAAQERGADPVLAVMRATGYSRRTSLRLIGQARDEGFLTPRRARR; encoded by the coding sequence GTGTCCGTACGGCGCGCCTGGACGGTCCGGCAGGGCTCCGGCGCGGTGACGTGGTTCGAGATCCTGCTCGTCTTCGGTGACGGGGCCCGGGTCGAGGCGCTCGCCGCGGTGTCCGAGGAGGGCGTCTGCCTGGAGGACGTCCGGGGCCGCCCGGGGCTGGCGCTGGAGGACCTGGCGGTGCTCGCCGAGTGGCTGGAGGGACCGCTGGCCGACGCGTGCGCGCCGCCGGAACCCGGCGCGCCCGGCGCGCGCCGCGCCCGGCCCGCGTGGCCGCGCGGCAGGGAGGGGCGACGGCTCGCCGCCCGGGAGTACCGCGCGGCGCAGGAGCGGGGCGCCGACCCCGTCCTCGCGGTGATGCGCGCGACCGGGTACAGCCGCCGTACGTCGCTCCGGCTGATCGGACAGGCCCGCGACGAAGGCTTCCTGACACCCCGCCGGGCGCGGCGCTAG
- a CDS encoding DUF305 domain-containing protein → MLFRPASRASLVTASLAALAVLGLGACDSGSTAKSSAGDGPSVIAPGKPGEANRTLSAQDAERHRADDDSPNSADVAYARMMIQHHSQALEMTELAARHAGSTRLKRLAERIGAAQGPEITAMRGWLKKHGEKETDGGHDHSAMPGMATEAQLKKLRAARGEAFDRLFLTLMITHHESAVTMATDVKAQGNNVQIEEMADDVVAQQTSEITRMRTML, encoded by the coding sequence GTGCTCTTCCGCCCCGCGTCGCGCGCGTCGCTCGTCACGGCCTCGCTGGCCGCCCTGGCCGTGCTGGGGCTCGGAGCCTGCGACTCCGGTTCGACGGCGAAGTCCTCGGCGGGGGACGGGCCTTCGGTGATCGCGCCGGGCAAGCCCGGAGAGGCCAACCGGACGCTGTCCGCGCAGGACGCCGAACGGCACCGTGCCGACGACGACTCGCCCAACTCGGCGGACGTCGCCTACGCCCGGATGATGATCCAGCACCACTCCCAGGCGCTGGAGATGACCGAACTCGCCGCCCGGCACGCCGGTTCGACACGGCTGAAGCGGCTCGCGGAGCGGATCGGCGCCGCCCAGGGACCGGAGATCACGGCCATGCGGGGCTGGCTGAAGAAGCACGGCGAGAAGGAGACGGACGGCGGCCACGACCACTCCGCGATGCCCGGGATGGCGACCGAGGCGCAGTTGAAGAAGCTCCGGGCGGCCCGGGGCGAGGCGTTCGACCGGCTCTTCCTCACCCTGATGATCACCCATCACGAGAGCGCCGTCACGATGGCGACGGACGTGAAGGCCCAGGGCAACAACGTGCAGATCGAGGAGATGGCCGACGACGTGGTCGCCCAGCAGACCAGCGAGATCACGCGGATGCGCACGATGCTGTGA
- a CDS encoding LVIVD repeat-containing protein, with protein MILLHDPRTRRRRLGVAAAAAGLLSALLTAGPAVATPDPGDAPAKPREVSKSAQAEARQAIAGGDIPAQDAIVHSANIEHLANVPKDALPGTNSDLAFQGKYAFAGNYDGFRVFDISNPKAPKTVAQVLCPGSQNDVSVSGDLLFLSTDSSRSDSSCNSTTQPATEKSSWEGMKVFDISDKRNPKYVAAVETACGSHTHTLVPERRNVYIYVSSYSPSAAYPDCQPPHDGISIIKVPRSAPEEAAVIDFPVLFPGEGPDGGGNPGAPTNPGVSKTTGCHDITVLPSKDLAAGACMGDGILFSIADPERPKVIDRVQDNVNFAFWHSATFNQKANKVVFTDELGGGGAPTCNAEIGPDRGADGIYDIVGKGDRRKLVFRSYFKIPRHQADTENCVAHNGSLIPVKGKDLMVQAWYQGGVSVWDFTDSSRPKEIAYFERGPLSTENLVTGGSWSAYYYNGYIYSNDMAKGFDVLKLDDRRTDPAQRVHLRELNVQTQPDYFD; from the coding sequence GTGATCCTGTTGCACGACCCCCGAACGCGGCGCAGACGCCTGGGCGTCGCGGCCGCCGCCGCCGGACTACTGTCCGCGCTGCTCACGGCCGGGCCGGCCGTGGCGACCCCCGACCCCGGGGACGCCCCGGCGAAGCCCAGGGAGGTGTCGAAGAGCGCCCAGGCCGAGGCCCGACAGGCCATAGCCGGCGGCGACATACCCGCCCAGGACGCGATCGTCCACTCGGCCAACATCGAGCATCTGGCGAACGTCCCCAAGGACGCCCTGCCGGGCACCAACTCGGACCTCGCCTTCCAGGGGAAGTACGCCTTCGCCGGGAACTACGACGGTTTCCGCGTCTTCGACATCAGCAATCCGAAGGCGCCCAAGACGGTCGCCCAAGTCCTCTGCCCGGGCTCGCAGAACGACGTCTCCGTCTCCGGCGACCTGCTGTTCCTGTCGACCGACTCCTCGCGCAGCGACAGCAGTTGCAACAGCACCACGCAGCCCGCGACCGAGAAGTCCTCCTGGGAGGGCATGAAGGTCTTCGACATCAGCGACAAGCGGAACCCGAAGTACGTCGCCGCCGTCGAGACCGCCTGCGGCTCGCACACCCACACGCTGGTGCCCGAGCGCCGCAACGTCTACATCTACGTGTCCTCGTACTCGCCGAGCGCCGCCTACCCCGACTGCCAGCCGCCGCACGACGGCATCTCCATCATCAAGGTGCCGCGCAGCGCCCCGGAGGAGGCGGCGGTCATCGACTTCCCGGTGCTCTTCCCCGGTGAGGGACCGGACGGCGGCGGCAACCCGGGCGCGCCCACCAACCCGGGCGTCTCCAAGACCACCGGCTGCCACGACATCACGGTGCTGCCCTCGAAGGACCTGGCCGCGGGCGCCTGCATGGGCGACGGCATCCTGTTCTCCATCGCGGACCCCGAGCGCCCGAAGGTGATCGACCGGGTGCAGGACAACGTCAACTTCGCGTTCTGGCACTCGGCGACCTTCAACCAGAAGGCGAACAAGGTCGTGTTCACCGATGAGCTGGGCGGCGGCGGCGCGCCGACCTGCAACGCGGAGATCGGCCCCGACCGCGGCGCGGACGGCATCTACGACATCGTCGGCAAGGGCGACCGGCGCAAGCTCGTCTTCCGCAGCTACTTCAAGATCCCGCGGCACCAGGCGGACACCGAGAACTGCGTGGCCCACAACGGCTCGCTGATCCCGGTCAAGGGCAAGGACCTCATGGTCCAGGCGTGGTACCAGGGCGGTGTCTCGGTCTGGGACTTCACCGACTCCTCGCGCCCGAAGGAGATCGCCTACTTCGAGCGCGGCCCGCTGTCCACGGAGAACCTGGTCACCGGCGGTTCCTGGTCGGCCTACTACTACAACGGGTACATCTACTCGAACGACATGGCCAAGGGCTTCGACGTCCTGAAGCTCGACGACCGGCGCACCGACCCGGCCCAGCGGGTCCACCTGCGCGAGCTGAACGTCCAGACGCAGCCGGACTACTTCGACTGA
- a CDS encoding TetR/AcrR family transcriptional regulator, whose translation MSPRSASVNEELRRRSKERLLQAAVELVGERGYDATTLGDIADRAGSARGLVSYYFPGKRHLVQSAVHRLMHRTLEEALEREPHAEDGRERMARAIDAILGLARDRPVLMRQHMAGLLQAEGFVPCPEQRRLAELLRDTVARHGSRDVDSDYPMLRALLMGAVYAALVPGVPMPVPVLRAELFKRYRLDWEMGVPPDAGASGGTCDRDLSRFFATGTAPECRPAGHRDGRPGGPRGQSK comes from the coding sequence ATGTCCCCGCGCAGCGCCTCGGTCAATGAAGAGTTGCGGAGGCGTTCGAAGGAGCGGCTGCTCCAGGCCGCCGTGGAACTGGTCGGCGAGCGCGGCTACGACGCGACGACGCTCGGCGACATCGCCGACCGGGCGGGCTCGGCCCGCGGGCTGGTGTCGTACTACTTCCCCGGCAAGCGCCACCTCGTCCAGTCCGCCGTGCACCGGCTGATGCACCGCACGCTGGAGGAGGCGCTGGAGCGGGAGCCGCACGCCGAGGACGGGCGGGAGCGGATGGCGCGGGCCATCGACGCGATCCTGGGGCTGGCCCGTGACCGGCCGGTGCTGATGCGCCAGCACATGGCCGGCCTGCTCCAGGCCGAGGGCTTCGTCCCGTGCCCGGAGCAGCGGCGCCTGGCCGAGCTGCTGCGGGACACCGTCGCCCGGCACGGCTCCCGGGACGTCGACAGCGACTACCCGATGCTGCGCGCGCTGCTGATGGGCGCGGTGTACGCGGCGCTGGTGCCGGGTGTGCCGATGCCCGTGCCGGTGCTGCGGGCGGAGCTGTTCAAGCGCTACCGGCTCGACTGGGAGATGGGTGTCCCGCCGGACGCGGGAGCGTCCGGCGGGACGTGCGACAGGGATCTGTCACGGTTCTTCGCGACCGGGACCGCACCGGAGTGCCGGCCGGCCGGTCACCGGGACGGCCGGCCGGGCGGTCCACGGGGTCAGTCGAAGTAG
- a CDS encoding urea transporter, giving the protein MRRSDEARWRRPQTGPGAGVEVLRGPAQVMFLANAWTGAVFCLALCVADWRYGAYGLGGAALGTGAARLLGVARDRVETGLEGFNSCLVALCFAVFLDAGRLSTVLLAAAGCAVVTVVTAAVVRLLRVWDLPPLTLPYCLLAGAVTVAAPGFRRIWPHGDSLAALPRAASGPTFLRPEEVWRAFFRNVSQVFFLDRWYVGALLLAGVFLASRVAGLVACCGSATGILTAWALGAPAARIADGTMGCNAVLVALALCGVFLEATRATLLYALLGAATATAVTPAVAGLLAPAGGHAFTWPFVLTTFGFLLAARSFPRLTGRGPGPGEAAPPWRVSAPVPSA; this is encoded by the coding sequence GTGCGACGGTCGGATGAGGCCCGGTGGCGGCGTCCGCAGACGGGCCCGGGTGCCGGGGTGGAGGTGCTGCGCGGCCCGGCGCAGGTGATGTTCCTCGCCAACGCGTGGACGGGCGCCGTCTTCTGCCTGGCGCTCTGCGTGGCGGACTGGCGCTACGGCGCGTACGGACTGGGGGGCGCCGCTCTGGGCACTGGTGCCGCACGCCTGCTGGGCGTGGCCCGCGACCGGGTGGAGACGGGTCTGGAGGGCTTCAACTCCTGCCTCGTCGCCCTGTGCTTCGCGGTCTTCCTCGACGCGGGCCGGCTGTCCACGGTGCTGCTCGCTGCGGCGGGCTGCGCCGTGGTCACGGTCGTCACGGCGGCGGTGGTCCGGCTGCTGCGGGTGTGGGATCTGCCGCCGCTCACCCTGCCGTACTGCCTGCTGGCGGGTGCGGTGACGGTCGCCGCGCCCGGGTTCCGGCGGATCTGGCCGCACGGCGACAGCCTCGCCGCCCTCCCCCGCGCCGCCTCGGGGCCGACCTTCCTGCGCCCGGAAGAGGTGTGGCGGGCCTTCTTCCGCAACGTCTCCCAGGTCTTCTTCCTGGACCGCTGGTACGTGGGCGCGCTGCTGCTGGCGGGCGTCTTCCTGGCGAGCCGGGTGGCGGGACTGGTGGCCTGCTGCGGCAGCGCGACGGGCATCCTGACCGCCTGGGCGCTCGGGGCGCCGGCCGCGCGGATCGCCGACGGCACCATGGGCTGCAACGCGGTGCTCGTGGCGCTCGCGCTGTGCGGTGTGTTCCTGGAGGCGACGCGGGCCACGCTGCTGTACGCGCTGCTCGGCGCGGCGACCGCGACCGCGGTGACACCGGCGGTCGCCGGCCTGCTCGCCCCCGCCGGCGGCCACGCCTTCACCTGGCCGTTCGTCCTGACGACGTTCGGCTTCCTGCTCGCCGCCCGTTCCTTCCCGCGCCTGACCGGGCGGGGCCCCGGCCCGGGCGAGGCGGCCCCGCCGTGGCGGGTCTCCGCGCCGGTGCCCTCCGCGTAG
- a CDS encoding phosphatase PAP2 family protein, translating to MHTSPAHSPPRPPRSRTAFRAAWILAACSAVLLCLVAAEWRPLIALDGDISRTTHRWAVEEEGVTRVFRILTDWVWDPWTMRLLCAAVALWLGLRHAAWWTAAWLAATCALGSLLQQALKAAVGRPRPVWPDPVDSAHYAAFPSGHAMTAALVCGLLLWLLHRHGAARAARLAALTAAVVSVAGVGLTRVWLGVHWPSDVVGGWLLGALVVAVAVPLHRRWRSEAPPAARSEELPSQRDPAA from the coding sequence GCCGCCTGGATCCTCGCGGCGTGTTCCGCGGTGCTGCTCTGCCTCGTCGCGGCCGAGTGGCGCCCGCTGATCGCCCTGGACGGCGACATCTCCCGCACCACGCACCGCTGGGCGGTGGAGGAAGAGGGCGTCACCCGGGTCTTCCGCATCCTGACGGACTGGGTCTGGGACCCCTGGACGATGCGGCTGCTGTGCGCGGCGGTGGCCCTGTGGCTGGGGCTGCGGCACGCGGCGTGGTGGACGGCCGCCTGGCTGGCGGCGACCTGCGCGCTGGGCAGCCTGTTGCAACAGGCACTGAAGGCGGCGGTGGGCCGCCCCCGGCCGGTGTGGCCCGACCCCGTGGACAGCGCCCACTACGCCGCCTTCCCGTCGGGCCACGCCATGACGGCGGCGCTCGTCTGCGGTCTGCTGCTGTGGCTCCTCCACCGCCACGGCGCGGCCCGCGCGGCGCGCCTGGCCGCGCTGACCGCGGCCGTGGTCTCCGTGGCCGGCGTCGGCCTGACCCGGGTGTGGCTGGGCGTCCACTGGCCCTCCGACGTCGTGGGCGGCTGGCTGCTGGGGGCCCTGGTGGTCGCGGTGGCGGTCCCGCTGCACCGGCGGTGGCGTTCCGAGGCGCCGCCCGCGGCCCGGAGCGAGGAACTCCCCTCGCAGCGGGACCCGGCCGCCTAG